Part of the Deltaproteobacteria bacterium genome, AGCAGGGGATGGGGCGCTTTTTCCATGAAACTGGTTTTCGCCATAATCATGTTTTTGGTTTCGCCCCTCCTTGTCCCTTTTTCCCAGGCCCTTGCCCAGGCTGATGCCCCGGCTGACCCGGCGCGGTCGATATCGGTCCTGACAGCTGTGGACGCCTGTTCAGACGAGATGTCCCTTTACCGCTCAAAGGCCGGAAACCTGGCTGGCGCGGCCCATCGGCTGTTTCAGGCGAGCCCGCCCCAGTGGCGGTGGGCCAGCGCCCTGGTCACCCCGGACGGCATGGCCTTTTTCGGCTCCCCGGCGGAGGCCGCCATGCCCACCACCACGGTGCGCGGGGCCTGCGGCTACAAGACCCTCATGAGAAGGCCGGAGGTGAAGAAGAAGACCGCCACGGTGATTTTTTTCTCGGCAGGCCCGCGTGACGGCAAAAGGGTATCGGCCCTGTCCTTTTCCGGTTTTCTGGAGGCCCAGCCGGAACTTTTCGCGTACCCGGTGTGGTCGGCCTACGGGTCGGGCAGGGTGAGGCTTCTGTGGATTTTTTTTCTGGGCAGGGCGGAGCCTGTTGTGGTGGATCACGCGGTTTCGGTTTTCAGGGACTTGGGCTTCACCCCGGTTTTTCCCCTTCCCCTTTGCGCCAACGATCCCAAGAGCCTTTGGCGGGAGATGGCCGCAAGGGTTCCCAAGGCCTTTCCGGTAAGGCCCCTGGCCCCGGTTTTCCGGCGCAGAGGCTCCTTTTCGGTCCAGGTGTCCTTCATGGCGCCCGAAACCCTGGTTTTCGACGAGGACAGCCTTTCCCTTAAGCTTGGCAGGACAGCCGTATCCCCGCCCATGCCGGGGTGGCGCTTCGGCCAGCCCGAACTGAAGGGCCTTTCCCTTAAACAGGGCAGGGTGACGGCGGACGTCAGGCTCCCGTACACGGCCCCCTCCTATCTTGCCCTTTTGAGGGACCGGAGCTTGAAGCACAGCGAGGCGGTTTTTTCAGGCGGGTTCAGGCTGAAATCCTCGGCAGTGCCCGGCACGGTGGGTCCTGCGGACGATGAGGGGCTTTTGAACGTCTTTCTGGCCAAGACTTTTTCCCAGTCGGCCCTTCTTTCCTTCTCGCTTCCCTTGACGCTTGGAATCGACTACAGAATCTGGCCCCTGGAGGCCACGGCCCTGATTTTCTGGGCTTTCCTGGTGCTTGCCGCCTGGAGGGAGTTTTACAAGTCGCCCCCGGACGGGATGACCCTTTACGAGCTGAAAAGGCTCGGACGCTGGTTCATCGCCCTGGGAATCCTTGGCGGCCTCGCCGTGGTCCTCATCATCGGCGGGCACTCGCCGTAACCTTGGGCTCACCGAAAACCGCCCAGGGCCTGCAGATGTCAAATACGTCCAACCTTTTCATATAAAATTACGAGTTGCGATAAACAATCCAATGCAGAGTCAATAATTTCTTTCACTTCGTCGAAGTTTTTCTTCAGGGGATTTATTTCATTTACTTTCATCATAACTTTAACCGATTTTCCAGCCTTTTCTATAGACATCCGATTAGATAAACTACTTCCGTATTTTGTTCTTATTATTTCTATGTCTTCAGCTTTATTAACAAACATCATTTTTATTTGCCCGTTACTCAGCTGGTGCGCAAGCTTTACTTCTTTTCGAGGCAATACATTAGGATAAAATTCAATCCAACTACTGCGATCCTGTCTCGGTTTTGGTTTTTGTATTTTCAGTGCAGAGTAATTCTCATTCGCATACTTACAATAGTCTTTCACAAAAGCTGTAACCAGTTCATTATCTGTAGGCTGATAGCCACGTCTATTTTTCTGGATTGCTTGTGAAATAATACGCGCTTTATATGCCAATCTATCATCGTTAATTCCTTCCGACGTAAAATAGGAATGAATTTCTTCATAGCTGATATGACTATCATAACATTCTGTATCTTTAACAGAGACCAAGTATTTTTTTGGTGCTATGATACATGTTTTAAAAGCATTCCATTCTCCTTTTTTAATACCTTCTTCACCACGTAGATGGTAACGTAATCCTTGATCCGGCATTGGTGTTGAATCTATTTTATTCTCAATAAGAATTGCCACATTTAAGCCATTGATGTCTTCAAAACGAAAAATTAAATCAGATTCTCCAAGATTCGAGATGATTATAGAATGCCATGCTCTAATATATACATTGTATGCTCTTTCACCAAAAATTAAAGTCGTAAACATTTTACGAAAGTTTTCGCTAACTGAAAGCTCCTCAAGTAAAAGTAAATCAATATCTCTTTCGATCACTGATTCCAGAAAACTCATTTCAAGCATGTTGTGCCTCACACATTTATAACTCATACTATTTTATGCACAAAACTTCTTTTGTCCTGACCCACGCTACGAACAGCCACTTATGATATTGTACTTCTCTTTATCCCCCCTTCAATTCCGGCTGGGAACAGGGGAGCTGAGGGCGATGATATGCAAGGAAGGCGAGCGGCGCGGGGAGGAATAGTACACAAGGTACATGACGCCCCGCCCGCCCCCTGCCTGACACAGCAGATCGCGCCCTCAGTTCCCCTGTTTGCGGAGGGCTATGACGGCCGCGCCTAGTGCCCCCATGAACTGGGGGTCCATGCCAAGGTTCACGATGTCAACCCTAAGGACCTTTTCCAGGGCCTTCACCAGCCCCTTGTTCTTGGAGCAGCCGCCGGTTACCGTCACCTTGGGGCGGATTC contains:
- a CDS encoding PD-(D/E)XK nuclease superfamily protein, translated to MLEMSFLESVIERDIDLLLLEELSVSENFRKMFTTLIFGERAYNVYIRAWHSIIISNLGESDLIFRFEDINGLNVAILIENKIDSTPMPDQGLRYHLRGEEGIKKGEWNAFKTCIIAPKKYLVSVKDTECYDSHISYEEIHSYFTSEGINDDRLAYKARIISQAIQKNRRGYQPTDNELVTAFVKDYCKYANENYSALKIQKPKPRQDRSSWIEFYPNVLPRKEVKLAHQLSNGQIKMMFVNKAEDIEIIRTKYGSSLSNRMSIEKAGKSVKVMMKVNEINPLKKNFDEVKEIIDSALDCLSQLVILYEKVGRI